The region GCAGTCAATGATGGTAAATGGATGTAAAACCCTATCCGTAATAAGCTTAAGGGCGATCGCTTTGTTTCAGTCTTAATAATCACCGATCCCAAGGCGCAGGAACTGTGATCGTCAGGTTTTTTAGAAGTGATATTGATCACGTTTAGACCGTCCAAGACGGTATGTTTGGTGATTTCAATCACTACGCGCTTGGATTCTATCTGAACCAATGGATCCTACGCAGATGCTAACGCTAACGGATAGCCGAGAGTTGGGTGCGACACCTACTCCATTTCCGACGCTGCGCTACGGATGGGCTGACGGCCTCAAAGTTTGTGTGGTGCACTGCCAACTTAAATCTAAACACGCAAAATTTCGCACTCCTCCGCACCCCTTGCGTCGCTAGGTTTCAAGATAGTTCTTGCAACGTCTTTCAATGTTTAGGCTTGCGATCGCACGACCTTGTTCGATAAAATAGTGATTCTGGTTATTACCGCCACTAAAAGTATTTTGGGTAGTCTCAAGGTGCTGGCGGGAATGGGATGTGTGTATGGTAGCGGGTAGTAAAGTTATGGCAAAACGAATTCAGTTGGTTCTAACCCAGGACGTTAGCAAGCTTGGACGCGATGGCGACTTGGTTGAAGTTGCACCAGGCTACGCTAAAAATTATCTTTTGCCCCAAGGCATGGCTGTGCGTACCACCCCCGGCATTCTGAAGCAGGTGGAGCGTCGTCGTGAGGCCGAGCGTCAGCGTTTGGCTGAGCTAAAAGGGGAAGCTGAAGTTCAGAAGGCAGCGCTTGAGAAGCTCGGCTCCCTTGATGTTGTCAAGCAAGTGGGCGAGAAGGGATCCATCTTTGGAACTGTGACCGATCGTGAGGTTGCTGAACTGATCAAAGAGAAAACCGGATATGACATTGATCGTCGTGGAATCACCGTTCCCGATATCAACAAAGTGGGCAGCTACAAGGTAAAAATCAAGCTTCACCCAGACGTGTCGGCGGATTTGACAATTCAGGTTGTGGAAGACGCTGAAGCTTAAGTTCCGCGCCTGAACACATCCATTCTCTTCTCTAGGCAAATTGTCCGCACTTGCCAGGGAGATATATCCTGCTTTTTGGGTTGGAGGCTGTGACAATATCAGTCTCCGATGTTTTTACAAACCAGGGCAGACGTTCTTCATAGCAGCTACTCACCGTTTTGGGATGGGGTGGCTGCTTTTGTATTCTGATGCTTGTGTTGTGAATCGTTCATGGTTTGTCCTTGCAGTTTTTGTGTTAGCCCCGTTTGGGGTTGATGCACTCAGGACTTGAAATCTAGAATTCCGGTATCTTCAGCGCTGGGAGAGATGACAGCCTATGCCGCCCTCGATACGATATCGAGAGGAACTGTAGTGCAGATTAGTGGGTTGACCATGAATAGGCGATCGCTCGGACAATCCGATATCCAAATTACGCCCGTGATTCTAGGAACGTGGCAGGCTGGTAAGCGGGGGTGGGTCGATATTGAAGATCAAGCAGTGATTCAGGCCATACGGTCTGCTGTGGAGGCGGGGATCAACACGATCGATACAGCGGAGGTCTATGGCGAAGGCTATTCTGAACGGATCGTGGGGCAGGCGTTATCGGAGGTGCGATCGCGCGTTGTCTATGCTACGAAGGTATTTGCCAATCATCTGAAATATGACCAGGTCATCAGCGCTTGTGAAGGGTCACTCAAAAATCTACAGACTGACTATATTGACCTGTACCAAATTCACTGGCCGTCTGGGGCGTTCAACAGCGAGATAGTGCCGATTGAAGAAACGATGCAGGCGCTAACGGATCTGAAACAACAGGGCAAAATTCGGGCGATCGGCGTGTCCAATTTTTCTCTGGAACAGCTCAAGGAGGCGATGCAGTACGGACAAATTGACAGTATTCAGCCTCCGTATTCCCTCTTCTGGCGGCATATTGAACGGGACTTGATGCCCTTTTGTGTTGAGCAAAACATTTCGATTCTGGCCTACTCGTCCCTGGCTCAGGGGTTGCTGACCGGTAAGTTTGGGCGGGATCTCCATCTCAAAG is a window of Synechococcales cyanobacterium T60_A2020_003 DNA encoding:
- the rplI gene encoding 50S ribosomal protein L9, translated to MAKRIQLVLTQDVSKLGRDGDLVEVAPGYAKNYLLPQGMAVRTTPGILKQVERRREAERQRLAELKGEAEVQKAALEKLGSLDVVKQVGEKGSIFGTVTDREVAELIKEKTGYDIDRRGITVPDINKVGSYKVKIKLHPDVSADLTIQVVEDAEA
- a CDS encoding aldo/keto reductase yields the protein MNRRSLGQSDIQITPVILGTWQAGKRGWVDIEDQAVIQAIRSAVEAGINTIDTAEVYGEGYSERIVGQALSEVRSRVVYATKVFANHLKYDQVISACEGSLKNLQTDYIDLYQIHWPSGAFNSEIVPIEETMQALTDLKQQGKIRAIGVSNFSLEQLKEAMQYGQIDSIQPPYSLFWRHIERDLMPFCVEQNISILAYSSLAQGLLTGKFGRDLHLKEGDIRAKNKLFHGDAYERVQDALDALRPIAERNQCTLAQLALAWLMAQPQTQAIAGARNSDQAVQNAKAMTVQLSAEDLKAIDAIGRTVTEPLDDNPIMWDFAS